The genomic stretch ATGTCACCTGTCTTCCTCAAAAGGCTATTTTACCATGGGGAAGGAGGCTATAAAGATTGATGCCAACACCTTTCAGTTTTTTACAAGGAATCCCAGGGGAACCAAGGCCAAGGCCATGAACCCTGATGATGTGAATCGTTTCCTGGCCTTTGCCATGGAACATGGAATAACCCGGATCCTGGCCCATGCGCCTTACACTTTAAATGCCTGCTCCGCGGATGAAGGGCTTCGGACCCTTGCCAGGGATACCATGAAGGATGATTTAGACCGTATGGAATACACTCCCGGAAACTGCTACAATTTCCACCCGGGAAGCCACGTGGGACAGGGAACAGAGGACGGGATCCGTTATATTTCAGACATGCTGAATCAGGTTCTGACACCCAAACTTCATACCACCGTCCTTTTAGAGACCATGTCCGGCAAGGGCAGCGAGGTAGGACGGGAATTTGAAGAGTTACGGGAGATCCTGGACCGTGTGGAGCAAAAGGATCATATGGGCATCTGCCTGGATACGTGCCACGTATGGGATGCAGGCTATGATATTGCCGGTGATCTGGACGGAGTCTTAAACCGGTTTGACCGGATTATCGGCCTGGACAGATTAAAGGCGATCCATTTAAATGACAGCCAGAACCCTCTTGGGGCTCACAAGGACCGTCATGCAAAAATCGGAGAAGGCTTTATTGGTTATGAGGCTCTGAAGCGGATGACGGTTCAC from Lacrimispora sphenoides JCM 1415 encodes the following:
- a CDS encoding deoxyribonuclease IV, which produces MLTIGCHLSSSKGYFTMGKEAIKIDANTFQFFTRNPRGTKAKAMNPDDVNRFLAFAMEHGITRILAHAPYTLNACSADEGLRTLARDTMKDDLDRMEYTPGNCYNFHPGSHVGQGTEDGIRYISDMLNQVLTPKLHTTVLLETMSGKGSEVGREFEELREILDRVEQKDHMGICLDTCHVWDAGYDIAGDLDGVLNRFDRIIGLDRLKAIHLNDSQNPLGAHKDRHAKIGEGFIGYEALKRMTVHPALKGLPFYLETPNDLSGYAKEISMMRGTV